A region from the Campylobacter subantarcticus LMG 24377 genome encodes:
- the dnaN gene encoding DNA polymerase III subunit beta translates to MKISINKNTLESAIVLTNSYVDKKDSSNIASHLLFEVVEDKLIIRASDYEIGINYKIKKIKVESAGFATANAKSILDIIKSLNNEDVVLETIENFLFIRQKGTKYKLPMFNYDDFPNFPSTEEKDKFDIDSSDLSRSLKKILPAVDTNNPKYSLNGALLDIKTTHISFVGTDTKRLAIFTLNKTNEKEFNLCIPKKAILEMQKIFFEKIEIYYDENILIAKNDNFEFFTKLINDKFPDYERVIPKNISKEFVFKTEDFMDALKKINVITEKMKLNFHKDKLVFEGISLDNMEAKTELEMELNIDEEFNLCIKNKFITDFLNSIESETFKLSINEPHMAFLVSSDELQTVIMPVIL, encoded by the coding sequence ATGAAAATTAGCATTAACAAAAATACTTTAGAATCCGCTATAGTTTTAACTAACTCTTATGTAGATAAAAAAGACTCAAGCAATATTGCTTCTCACTTACTTTTTGAAGTAGTTGAAGATAAATTAATCATCAGAGCAAGTGATTATGAAATAGGGATTAATTATAAAATCAAAAAAATCAAAGTAGAAAGCGCTGGTTTTGCAACTGCTAATGCTAAAAGTATCTTAGATATCATTAAAAGTTTAAATAATGAAGATGTAGTTTTAGAAACCATAGAAAATTTCCTTTTCATTAGACAAAAAGGAACTAAATACAAACTTCCTATGTTTAACTATGATGATTTTCCAAATTTCCCAAGCACTGAAGAAAAAGATAAATTTGACATTGATTCAAGTGATTTAAGTAGATCTTTGAAAAAAATCCTACCTGCAGTTGATACTAATAATCCAAAGTATTCTTTAAATGGTGCATTACTTGATATAAAAACTACTCATATTAGCTTTGTAGGTACAGATACAAAACGTCTTGCTATCTTTACACTAAATAAAACAAATGAAAAAGAATTTAACCTTTGTATTCCTAAAAAAGCTATTTTAGAAATGCAAAAAATCTTTTTTGAAAAAATTGAAATTTATTATGATGAAAATATATTGATTGCAAAAAATGATAATTTTGAATTTTTCACAAAACTTATCAATGATAAATTTCCTGATTATGAAAGAGTAATTCCAAAAAACATCTCAAAAGAATTTGTTTTTAAAACAGAAGATTTTATGGACGCATTGAAAAAAATCAATGTAATTACTGAAAAAATGAAACTTAATTTCCATAAAGATAAACTTGTATTTGAAGGTATTAGTTTAGATAATATGGAAGCAAAAACTGAACTTGAAATGGAACTTAATATAGATGAAGAATTTAATCTTTGCATTAAAAACAAATTCATCACTGATTTTTTAAATTCTATCGAAAGTGAAACATTTAAACTTAGTATAAATGAGCCTCATATGGCATTTTTAGTTTCAAGTGATGAATTACAAACTGTGATTATGCCAGTTATTTTATAA
- a CDS encoding alkylphosphonate utilization protein, which translates to MPKDANGTELNAGDSVSVVKDLKVKGASTTLKRGTTIKNIKLTSKDTEIEAKVDKFGVIVLKTEFLKKL; encoded by the coding sequence ATGCCAAAAGATGCAAATGGAACTGAGCTTAATGCAGGTGATAGTGTAAGTGTTGTTAAAGATTTAAAGGTAAAAGGTGCAAGTACTACTTTAAAACGCGGCACTACTATAAAAAATATTAAGCTTACAAGCAAAGACACTGAAATTGAAGCTAAGGTAGATAAATTTGGTGTGATTGTTTTAAAAACTGAATTTCTTAAAAAATTATAA
- the gyrB gene encoding DNA topoisomerase (ATP-hydrolyzing) subunit B, giving the protein MQENQNYGAGNIKVLKGLEAVRKRPGMYIGDTNIGGLHHMIYEVVDNSIDEAMAGFCDMINVEITTEGSCIVSDNGRGIPVGIHPTENIPTLTVVLTVLHAGGKFDKDTYKVSGGLHGVGVSVVNALSKKLVATVHRDGEIYRQEFSEGKVTSDFETIGKSKKTSTIIEFWPDDQIFEVTDFDYEILAKRFRELAYLNPKITINFKDNRVGKAESFHFEGGISQFVTDLNKKQALTKAIFFNVDEEDVNVEVALLYNDSYSENLLSFVNNIKTPDGGTHEAGFRMGLTRVISNYIEANASAREKDSKITGDDVREGLIAVVSVKVPEPQFEGQTKGKLGSSYVRPIVSKASFEYLTKYFEENPIEAKAIMNKALMAARGREAAKKARELTRKKESSSVGTLPGKLADCQSKDPSESEIYLVEGDSAGGSAKQGRERTFQAILPLRGKILNVEKARLDKILKSEQIQNMITAFGCGIGDEFDIEKLRYHKIIIMTDADVDGSHIQTLLLTFFFRFMNDLVTNGHIYLAQPPLYRYKKGQKKEIYLKDEKALNDYLIETGIESSTYEGIGLNDLKDFLKIVAAYRSVLKELEKRFNVISVIRYLIENPDFIKLDNQKLFDIIKEFLEKQNHNILNSYINENEIRVYVQTENGLEELIINDDLFTHPLYEEANYIYQKIKDRDLKFDKDVLEILDDVEKNAKKGAYIQRYKGLGEMNPDQLWETTMDPNNRRLLKITIEDAQSANDTFNLFMGDDVEPRREYIQTHAKDVKHLDV; this is encoded by the coding sequence ATGCAAGAAAATCAAAATTATGGCGCAGGAAATATTAAAGTTTTAAAAGGCTTAGAAGCTGTTAGAAAACGCCCTGGTATGTACATAGGTGATACCAATATAGGCGGTCTTCATCATATGATCTATGAAGTAGTGGATAATTCTATCGATGAAGCTATGGCTGGATTTTGTGATATGATTAATGTAGAAATCACTACTGAAGGTTCTTGTATAGTAAGTGATAATGGTCGTGGTATTCCTGTGGGAATTCACCCTACTGAAAATATCCCTACTTTAACTGTAGTTTTAACTGTGCTTCATGCAGGTGGAAAATTTGATAAAGATACTTATAAAGTTTCAGGTGGTTTGCACGGGGTTGGTGTGAGCGTTGTAAATGCTTTATCAAAAAAATTAGTTGCTACAGTGCATAGAGATGGAGAAATTTATCGACAAGAATTTTCAGAAGGTAAAGTTACAAGTGATTTTGAAACTATAGGCAAAAGTAAAAAAACAAGTACGATTATAGAATTTTGGCCTGATGATCAAATTTTTGAAGTGACTGATTTTGATTATGAAATTTTAGCAAAAAGATTTCGTGAACTTGCGTATTTAAATCCAAAAATTACTATTAATTTTAAAGATAACCGCGTAGGAAAAGCAGAAAGTTTTCATTTTGAAGGTGGTATAAGTCAGTTTGTTACAGATTTAAATAAAAAACAAGCTTTAACTAAGGCAATATTTTTCAATGTGGATGAAGAAGATGTAAATGTAGAAGTAGCATTACTTTATAATGATAGTTATAGTGAAAATTTACTTTCTTTTGTGAATAACATCAAAACTCCAGATGGTGGAACGCACGAAGCTGGTTTTAGAATGGGTTTAACTCGTGTTATTAGTAACTATATTGAAGCTAATGCTAGTGCTAGAGAAAAAGATTCTAAAATCACAGGAGATGATGTAAGAGAAGGTTTGATAGCAGTAGTAAGCGTTAAAGTACCTGAACCACAGTTTGAAGGGCAAACTAAAGGAAAATTAGGTTCAAGTTATGTTAGACCTATAGTTTCTAAAGCTTCTTTTGAATATTTGACAAAATATTTTGAAGAAAATCCTATCGAAGCAAAAGCTATTATGAATAAAGCTTTAATGGCTGCTCGTGGTAGAGAAGCAGCTAAAAAAGCTAGAGAATTAACCCGTAAAAAAGAAAGTTCAAGTGTAGGGACTTTACCAGGAAAATTAGCTGATTGTCAAAGTAAAGACCCAAGTGAAAGCGAAATTTATTTAGTTGAGGGTGATAGTGCGGGAGGTTCTGCAAAACAAGGTAGAGAAAGAACTTTCCAAGCGATTTTACCTTTAAGAGGTAAAATACTTAATGTTGAAAAAGCAAGACTAGATAAAATTTTAAAAAGTGAACAAATTCAAAATATGATCACAGCCTTTGGTTGTGGGATCGGTGATGAGTTTGATATAGAAAAACTAAGATATCATAAAATCATCATTATGACAGATGCTGATGTAGATGGATCTCATATACAAACTTTACTTTTGACATTTTTCTTCCGTTTTATGAATGATCTTGTAACAAATGGACATATTTATTTAGCTCAACCACCTTTATATCGTTATAAAAAAGGTCAGAAAAAAGAAATTTATCTAAAAGATGAAAAAGCTTTAAATGATTATTTGATTGAAACAGGTATAGAGAGTTCTACTTATGAGGGTATAGGCTTGAATGATTTAAAAGATTTTCTAAAAATCGTTGCAGCTTATAGAAGTGTTTTAAAAGAATTAGAAAAAAGATTTAATGTTATTTCAGTGATTAGATATTTGATAGAAAATCCTGATTTTATAAAATTAGATAACCAAAAATTATTTGATATTATCAAAGAATTTTTAGAAAAACAAAATCACAATATCTTAAATTCATATATCAATGAAAATGAAATTCGTGTTTATGTACAAACTGAAAATGGTTTAGAAGAACTTATCATCAATGATGATTTATTTACTCATCCACTTTATGAAGAAGCAAATTATATTTATCAAAAAATCAAAGATAGAGATTTGAAATTTGATAAAGATGTATTAGAAATTTTAGATGATGTAGAAAAAAATGCTAAAAAAGGTGCTTATATACAACGTTATAAAGGTCTTGGTGAGATGAATCCTGATCAATTATGGGAAACTACTATGGATCCAAACAATCGTCGTTTATTAAAGATTACTATAGAAGATGCTCAAAGTGCAAATGATACTTTTAATCTCTTTATGGGAGATGATGTAGAGCCTCGCCGTGAATATATACAAACTCATGCTAAAGATGTTAAACATTTGGATGTTTGA
- a CDS encoding CTP synthase, whose amino-acid sequence MKLKQTKYIFVTGGVLSSLGKGIAAASIATILKNSGLKVSILKADPYINVDPGTMSPLEHGEVFVTEDGAETDLDLGHYERFLNESLSQDNNFTTGRVYQSVIEKERRGDYLGKTIQVIPHIVDEIKDRIKKAGVDKDILIVEIGGTVGDIEGLPFLEAIRALKLEVSKYNAINIHLTLVPFIKAAGELKTKPTQHSVGELRRIGISPDMIICRSEKSLDRELKDKIAISCGVEKNCVIESVDAASIYQIPLNFLKQDILNSIASLLDLQNLKPNMNEWDSLVKRVIAPSNELSIAFVGKYVDLKESYKSLTEAIIHAGAALDARVNLKWIDSEKLENANVEESFKDVSGILVAGGFGYRGVEGKIKAIQYARENKIPFLGICLGMQLSLVEFARNVLKLEDANSHEFNPNCKNPIIFLIDEFIDVSGEKQIRTSKTPLGGTMRLGAYECHIKPNTLLSKVYDNQKSVKERHRHRYEANPKYKEMFEKKGLIISGENEGLVEAVELKDHPFFLAVQFHPEFTSRLVRVNPAIFSFIKASLTNHVK is encoded by the coding sequence ATGAAATTAAAACAAACTAAGTATATTTTTGTAACCGGTGGTGTTTTAAGCTCATTAGGAAAAGGTATAGCAGCAGCATCTATTGCTACAATTTTAAAAAATTCAGGTTTAAAAGTAAGTATTTTAAAAGCAGATCCTTATATTAATGTCGATCCTGGTACAATGAGTCCTTTAGAACATGGGGAAGTTTTTGTAACTGAAGATGGAGCTGAGACAGATTTAGACTTAGGACATTATGAGAGATTTTTAAATGAGAGCTTATCTCAGGATAATAACTTCACTACAGGAAGAGTTTATCAAAGTGTTATAGAAAAAGAAAGAAGAGGAGATTACTTAGGAAAAACTATACAAGTAATCCCTCATATAGTTGATGAAATAAAAGATCGTATTAAAAAGGCTGGAGTTGATAAAGATATTTTAATTGTTGAAATAGGTGGCACAGTAGGAGATATAGAAGGCTTACCTTTTTTAGAGGCTATTAGAGCTTTAAAGCTTGAAGTGAGTAAATACAATGCTATTAATATTCATTTGACTTTAGTGCCATTTATTAAAGCAGCAGGAGAACTTAAAACAAAACCAACTCAACATAGTGTTGGAGAATTACGCCGTATAGGTATAAGTCCTGATATGATCATTTGTAGAAGTGAAAAATCTTTAGATAGAGAGTTAAAAGATAAAATCGCAATTTCATGCGGAGTTGAAAAAAACTGTGTTATAGAAAGTGTGGACGCAGCTAGTATTTATCAAATTCCACTAAATTTTTTAAAACAAGATATTTTAAATTCTATTGCGAGTTTATTAGATCTTCAAAATTTAAAGCCAAATATGAATGAATGGGATTCTTTGGTAAAAAGAGTCATCGCTCCAAGTAATGAACTTAGCATTGCTTTTGTAGGAAAATATGTAGATTTAAAAGAAAGTTATAAAAGCTTAACAGAAGCTATTATCCATGCAGGTGCAGCACTCGATGCGAGAGTAAATTTAAAATGGATTGATAGTGAAAAATTAGAAAATGCAAATGTCGAAGAAAGCTTTAAAGATGTAAGTGGAATTTTAGTAGCAGGTGGTTTTGGCTACCGTGGAGTAGAAGGAAAAATCAAAGCTATACAATATGCAAGAGAAAATAAAATTCCATTCTTAGGAATTTGTTTAGGTATGCAGCTTTCTTTAGTGGAATTTGCACGCAATGTTTTAAAACTTGAAGATGCAAATTCTCATGAATTTAATCCAAACTGTAAAAATCCTATTATCTTTTTGATTGATGAATTTATTGATGTAAGTGGAGAAAAGCAAATTAGAACAAGTAAAACTCCACTTGGTGGAACTATGCGTCTTGGGGCTTATGAGTGTCATATTAAGCCAAATACACTTTTAAGTAAGGTTTATGATAATCAAAAAAGTGTAAAAGAACGTCATCGTCACCGCTATGAAGCTAACCCAAAATACAAAGAAATGTTTGAGAAAAAAGGGCTTATTATAAGTGGGGAAAATGAAGGTTTGGTTGAAGCTGTAGAACTTAAAGATCATCCATTTTTCTTAGCAGTGCAGTTTCATCCTGAATTTACTTCACGCTTAGTTAGAGTTAATCCGGCTATTTTTTCTTTTATCAAGGCATCTTTAACAAATCATGTTAAATAA
- the thyX gene encoding FAD-dependent thymidylate synthase yields MKITLLNYTPLSVCSHATRTCWQSFDKGDCGGEKDKELIDRVGNKFKHASTLEHLNYTFYIQGISRACLQEVARHRHTSPSVKSTRYTLKELRNESEFKKNDFKNAKRYLVLTGNEVVDNASIKALENLRLILQNSISLDIAKYCLPESYKTELTLTINARSLQNFITLRSSKSALWEIRNLANALFENLPEEHQFIFKHCIYQEENSQD; encoded by the coding sequence ATGAAAATCACATTATTAAACTATACTCCACTTTCTGTATGCTCTCATGCTACAAGAACATGTTGGCAAAGTTTTGATAAAGGCGATTGTGGTGGTGAGAAAGACAAAGAATTAATCGATCGAGTGGGAAATAAATTTAAACATGCTTCAACCTTAGAGCATTTAAACTATACTTTTTATATACAAGGTATTTCAAGAGCGTGCTTACAAGAAGTCGCAAGACACCGCCACACTAGCCCTAGCGTAAAAAGCACAAGATATACTTTAAAAGAGCTAAGAAATGAAAGCGAATTTAAAAAAAATGACTTTAAAAATGCTAAAAGATACTTGGTATTAACCGGAAATGAAGTAGTAGATAATGCAAGTATCAAAGCTTTAGAAAATTTGCGTTTGATTTTACAAAATAGCATTAGTTTAGACATAGCAAAATACTGCTTACCAGAAAGCTATAAAACAGAATTAACTTTAACAATTAATGCTAGAAGTTTACAAAATTTTATCACTCTAAGAAGCTCAAAATCAGCCCTTTGGGAGATAAGAAATTTGGCAAATGCTTTATTTGAAAACTTACCTGAGGAACATCAATTTATTTTTAAACATTGTATTTATCAAGAAGAAAATTCCCAAGATTGA
- the recJ gene encoding single-stranded-DNA-specific exonuclease RecJ: protein MLNKAKIKEILQQRFVNDTHVKLCDLPMPSCLKDIYKGALRIKEAIEKNQKLAIVGDYDVDGVISCVILSEFFDDIGFDYVVKIPNRFKDGYGLNEEIINELDGVDLIITVDNGIAAFDAAELCLQKGIDLIITDHHMPPAILPKAYAIINPKQQDCEFPNIEICGAQVAWYLVAAIKEVCKINYNMCKFIELLSIAIIADMMELRDLNRVLVRKGIECINDSKRVAFKAIKRYFGKDKFELDNISFLIAPLINSAGRMDDAIISYKFLHSKNIDEVMGYLEQIITYNNSRKDEERELFKQCLEQVDENDPVIIVNGQNWHEGVLGIVASRLAKHFNKPAFVFSECKQKAKASVRSVGRIDILNVIEQAKEFVLSYGGHKGAAGVLIELEKFGVFKSKLYEICQNIPKDDFYNNDEVLGSIDPNEVDFELLEILEFFEPFGHKNPRPYFKFDKLFVKNKRKLGKDENHIKLILTQGNKTLEALFFNFEYEPELGESIDLIASVSKNNFRGLITPQLTIKEILR from the coding sequence ATGTTAAATAAAGCTAAAATAAAAGAAATTTTACAACAACGCTTTGTCAATGATACTCATGTAAAGCTATGTGATTTACCTATGCCATCTTGTTTAAAAGATATTTATAAAGGTGCTTTGCGTATTAAAGAAGCGATTGAAAAAAATCAAAAACTTGCTATTGTGGGGGACTATGATGTAGATGGGGTGATTTCTTGTGTGATTTTATCTGAATTTTTTGATGACATTGGTTTTGATTATGTGGTAAAAATTCCAAATCGCTTTAAAGATGGATATGGTCTAAATGAAGAAATCATCAATGAGCTTGATGGGGTAGATTTAATCATCACTGTAGATAATGGCATAGCAGCATTTGATGCAGCAGAGCTTTGTTTACAAAAAGGAATTGATTTAATCATTACCGATCATCATATGCCTCCAGCTATTTTACCAAAAGCTTATGCGATCATTAATCCTAAACAACAAGATTGCGAATTTCCTAATATTGAAATTTGTGGTGCTCAAGTGGCTTGGTATTTAGTCGCTGCGATAAAAGAAGTGTGTAAGATTAATTACAATATGTGTAAATTTATAGAGCTTTTATCTATCGCAATTATTGCAGATATGATGGAACTTAGAGATTTAAACAGAGTCTTAGTTAGAAAAGGCATAGAGTGTATTAATGATTCAAAACGAGTGGCATTTAAAGCGATTAAGCGGTATTTTGGTAAGGATAAATTTGAACTTGATAATATTAGCTTTTTAATCGCACCTTTGATTAATAGTGCAGGTAGAATGGATGATGCGATTATTTCTTATAAATTTTTACATTCTAAAAATATTGATGAAGTTATGGGGTATTTAGAGCAAATCATTACTTATAATAATAGTCGTAAAGATGAAGAGCGTGAGCTTTTTAAACAATGTTTAGAACAAGTTGATGAAAATGATCCTGTGATTATTGTTAATGGCCAAAATTGGCATGAAGGAGTTTTAGGTATAGTTGCAAGTCGTTTAGCAAAGCATTTTAATAAACCAGCTTTTGTTTTTTCAGAATGTAAACAAAAGGCTAAAGCTAGCGTTAGAAGCGTGGGTAGAATAGATATTTTAAATGTTATAGAGCAAGCTAAAGAATTTGTTTTAAGCTATGGTGGGCATAAAGGTGCAGCTGGAGTTTTAATAGAGCTTGAAAAATTTGGTGTTTTTAAAAGTAAGCTTTATGAAATTTGCCAAAATATCCCTAAAGATGATTTTTATAATAATGATGAGGTTTTAGGTAGTATTGACCCAAATGAAGTTGATTTTGAGCTTTTAGAGATATTAGAATTTTTTGAACCTTTTGGACATAAAAACCCAAGGCCTTATTTTAAATTTGATAAGCTTTTTGTGAAAAATAAAAGAAAGTTAGGTAAAGATGAAAACCATATAAAGCTTATTTTAACTCAGGGAAATAAAACTTTAGAAGCTTTATTTTTTAATTTTGAATATGAGCCAGAGCTTGGAGAAAGCATTGATCTTATAGCTAGTGTTTCTAAAAATAACTTTAGAGGATTAATCACCCCTCAACTTACTATCAAAGAAATTCTTAGATAA
- a CDS encoding DUF262 domain-containing protein, with protein MEARENNFNFIREIDNRKVIVPFFQRPYVWEEEHWEQLLSDLKNSFLEDKEHFLGSIILKRGGVENCSIVIDGQQRLTTFSILIKVLYDFLEQDQRDELELRTYLFYKKEIKINHSKLDKEKYEKALKDEDIDTKEKNGIFGCFNYFKKEVDKLKQGINLSEFTEFIIESKLWVIVCLNEDEDEQKIFDSINSTGQRLSSTDIIKNALFDKIIKITNENKATEYYDKYWDNVFDKDEKEQEFWNEEIETGRVKRSKSEIFLYSFAIIKDIFNTEVHNLSNLSNLYKKHIENLNENDLKELLKELKDYAKIYRNFPDINKTTVLKYEKYELRFFHIIHIYKTNTVLPLILFLKNLLSQKENIYRQCLYLLEMLILCNPETKDYNKFFSKIMKKIQKANIDSILNIIKVEIYDRYGKYFNKDEIKNWLSYIDNKDATLILFWIELYRQEQNKDYKDNTLGLNYVYTLEHLLPQSWQEHWNEIIKDEKEAEEFIYQIGNMTLLKRKLNSSLKNMNWEVKLNGDGKAKNYISKNADLLINKELLDKKSWTKDEVEKRATKFINDFFEIWNVDLFSK; from the coding sequence ATGGAAGCTAGAGAAAATAATTTTAATTTTATAAGAGAAATAGATAATAGAAAAGTAATTGTTCCTTTTTTTCAAAGACCTTATGTATGGGAAGAAGAGCACTGGGAACAATTACTAAGTGATTTAAAAAATAGTTTTTTGGAAGATAAAGAGCATTTTTTAGGTTCTATTATTTTAAAAAGAGGTGGGGTTGAAAATTGTTCTATTGTTATCGATGGACAGCAAAGACTTACTACTTTTTCAATTTTAATTAAAGTTTTGTATGATTTTTTAGAGCAAGATCAAAGAGATGAGTTAGAATTAAGAACTTATTTGTTTTATAAAAAAGAAATAAAAATTAATCATTCAAAACTAGATAAAGAAAAATATGAAAAAGCTTTAAAAGATGAGGATATTGATACAAAAGAAAAAAATGGAATTTTTGGTTGTTTTAATTATTTTAAAAAAGAAGTTGATAAATTAAAACAAGGAATTAATTTATCTGAATTTACAGAATTTATTATAGAAAGTAAATTATGGGTTATTGTTTGCTTAAATGAAGATGAAGATGAACAAAAAATATTTGATTCTATAAATTCTACAGGACAAAGATTATCTTCTACTGATATTATAAAAAATGCTTTATTTGATAAGATTATAAAAATTACAAACGAAAATAAAGCTACGGAATATTACGATAAATATTGGGATAATGTATTTGATAAAGATGAAAAAGAACAAGAGTTTTGGAATGAAGAAATTGAAACGGGTAGAGTTAAAAGGAGTAAAAGCGAAATATTTTTATATTCTTTCGCAATAATAAAAGATATTTTTAATACAGAAGTACATAATTTAAGTAATTTAAGTAATTTATATAAAAAACATATCGAAAATTTAAATGAAAATGATTTAAAAGAATTATTAAAAGAATTAAAAGATTATGCAAAAATATATCGTAATTTTCCAGATATAAATAAGACAACTGTTTTAAAATATGAAAAATATGAGCTGAGATTTTTTCATATTATACATATCTATAAGACTAATACTGTCTTACCTTTAATTTTATTTTTAAAAAATTTATTAAGTCAAAAAGAAAATATTTATAGACAATGTTTATATTTATTAGAAATGTTGATTTTATGTAATCCTGAAACAAAGGATTATAATAAATTTTTTTCTAAAATTATGAAAAAAATTCAAAAAGCAAATATTGATAGTATATTAAATATTATTAAAGTTGAAATCTATGATAGATATGGAAAATATTTTAATAAAGATGAAATTAAAAATTGGTTATCTTATATAGATAATAAAGATGCAACTTTAATTTTATTTTGGATTGAATTATATAGACAAGAACAAAATAAGGATTATAAAGATAATACTTTAGGGTTAAATTATGTTTATACTCTAGAACATTTATTACCACAAAGTTGGCAAGAACACTGGAATGAAATTATAAAAGATGAAAAAGAAGCTGAAGAATTCATATATCAAATAGGAAATATGACTTTATTAAAAAGAAAACTTAATTCTTCTTTAAAAAATATGAATTGGGAGGTTAAACTTAATGGAGATGGAAAAGCTAAAAATTATATTAGTAAAAACGCTGATTTATTAATAAATAAAGAATTATTGGATAAAAAATCTTGGACTAAAGATGAAGTAGAAAAAAGAGCAACAAAATTTATAAATGATTTTTTTGAAATTTGGAATGTGGATTTATTTTCAAAATGA
- a CDS encoding outer membrane beta-barrel protein, whose amino-acid sequence MKLKLFSLFASVALASNLALADENSGLLLGVDAGWFHTKVKSDLDHIKNNKKFNGDLEGNIPVFGLKIGYRLSENHRLYGAYNYSSEFSDVINTTRLKIDGEFTTHKFLFGYDFTPKIFEKTRAVLGLYGGYARTDITLKTSFLSLSQDFDGYTYGAKIGALYELNQANEIEFGFKAEQTHYNTRNFYQSVIGSNFYDPKQTNYGLYLGYTYKF is encoded by the coding sequence ATGAAATTGAAATTATTTAGTTTATTTGCAAGTGTTGCTTTAGCTTCAAATTTAGCTTTAGCGGATGAAAATTCTGGTTTGCTTTTAGGTGTTGATGCGGGGTGGTTTCATACTAAAGTAAAATCTGATCTTGACCATATTAAGAATAATAAAAAATTTAATGGTGATTTAGAAGGTAATATTCCTGTTTTTGGTTTAAAAATAGGTTATCGCTTGAGTGAAAATCATAGACTTTATGGTGCTTATAATTATTCAAGTGAATTTAGTGATGTAATCAATACCACAAGATTGAAAATTGATGGAGAATTTACTACTCATAAGTTTTTATTTGGTTATGATTTTACTCCAAAAATTTTTGAAAAAACAAGAGCAGTTTTAGGATTATATGGTGGATATGCAAGAACGGATATTACTTTAAAAACAAGTTTTTTATCATTATCTCAAGACTTTGATGGCTATACTTACGGGGCAAAAATAGGTGCTTTATATGAGTTAAATCAAGCAAATGAAATCGAATTTGGTTTTAAAGCCGAGCAAACTCATTATAATACAAGAAATTTTTACCAAAGTGTTATAGGTTCAAACTTTTATGATCCTAAACAAACAAATTACGGTTTATATCTAGGATATACTTATAAATTTTAA
- the queF gene encoding preQ(1) synthase, with product MKYGEKEIKEFNVENMEVWPNNTKNDYVIKITLPEFMCCCPRSGYPDFATIYLEYIPNKLVVELKAIKLYINTFMYRNVSHEASINEIYNTLKEKLDPKWIKVIGDFNPRGNVHTVIECRSDLVVPQN from the coding sequence ATGAAATATGGTGAAAAAGAAATCAAAGAATTTAATGTAGAAAATATGGAAGTTTGGCCAAATAATACTAAAAATGACTATGTGATTAAGATCACTCTACCTGAATTTATGTGTTGTTGTCCGCGTAGTGGGTATCCTGATTTTGCTACTATTTATCTTGAATATATCCCAAATAAATTAGTAGTAGAACTTAAAGCAATCAAACTTTATATCAATACCTTTATGTATAGAAATGTTTCACATGAAGCAAGTATTAATGAAATTTACAATACTTTAAAAGAAAAACTCGATCCAAAATGGATAAAAGTAATAGGCGATTTTAACCCTCGTGGTAATGTGCATACTGTGATTGAATGCAGATCTGATTTAGTGGTTCCACAAAATTAA
- a CDS encoding lytic transglycosylase domain-containing protein — MTSKNKNQTRDYGLMQINSIHLKRYEISESEIVKSSVNIDTAARLLHEIIQKYGFSWSAIGRYHSANDKYKNIWLNKVMKNLVAIVLKNSKDLFVMEKFRAFKLASLLMNVDKEQYRVLLASNN, encoded by the coding sequence ATCACCAGTAAAAACAAAAATCAAACAAGAGATTATGGTTTAATGCAAATTAATAGCATTCATTTAAAACGCTATGAGATTAGTGAGAGTGAGATTGTGAAATCTAGTGTAAATATCGACACAGCAGCAAGATTACTTCATGAGATTATACAAAAATATGGCTTTAGTTGGAGTGCCATTGGAAGGTATCATTCAGCAAATGATAAATATAAAAATATTTGGCTTAATAAAGTGATGAAAAATTTAGTTGCTATAGTTTTAAAAAATAGTAAAGATCTTTTTGTAATGGAAAAATTTAGAGCTTTTAAACTTGCTTCTCTTTTGATGAATGTAGATAAAGAACAATATAGAGTTTTATTGGCAAGTAATAATTAA